A single window of Jeotgalibacillus haloalkalitolerans DNA harbors:
- a CDS encoding FtsK/SpoIIIE family DNA translocase, with translation MAEAKRKPVKRKPQDRKKARTRKKNTPLTYELTGIVMIALALIAAFQLGAAGQILTLIFTYLIGNFQLLFPVAIILLSVYAILYRGFPSFKGSRILGSMFILISIFLLSHVLLFDQLERDQLMTNNSVLVQTHTILTDEFNVNAGAGMIGALIYAIFNLLFGSAGSKVAAATLMIIGLIMLSGKSIGETGRMFVSWIAEKLKGLITIVTEWFSEKQQAKHAKRKQTQISRRTASRKPKEPEAIPEETESEPEGFEPLISSFAEKAAPVQNAVTATDQPDDKMDSEEELPDPALEEFTSSPGVEEVENKEYQIPALDLLAVPPHADQSSEYKAIQKNASKLEKTFQSFGVRAKVTQVHLGPAVTKYEVHPDVGVKVSKIVNLNDDLALALAAKDIRIEAPIPGKSAIGIEVPNTEVAMVSLREVLEANKSKRDDAKLLIGLGRDITGEAVAAELNKMPHMLVAGATGSGKSVCINGIIVSILMRAKPHEVKLMMIDPKMVELNVYNGIPHLLAPVVTDARKASQALKKVVSEMERRYDLFSHTGTRNIEGYNEYVRKHNEKNEEKQPQLPFIVVIVDELADLMMVASSDVEDSITRLAQMARAAGIHLIIATQRPSVDVITGVIKANIPSRIAFAVSSQIDSRTILDTGGAEKLLGRGDMLFMPVGANKPVRVQGAFLSDDEVEKVVNAVIEQQKAQYQEEMIPDEVDETKPEESDDELYGEAVDLVVDMQTASVSMLQRRFRIGYTRAARLIDAMEQQGVVGPYEGSKPRTVLKGKVEEE, from the coding sequence ATGGCTGAAGCCAAAAGAAAACCAGTTAAAAGAAAGCCTCAAGACAGAAAAAAGGCAAGAACGCGTAAAAAAAATACACCCCTTACATATGAACTGACAGGCATCGTTATGATTGCGCTTGCTTTGATTGCTGCCTTTCAGCTGGGTGCAGCCGGTCAAATACTTACGTTGATTTTTACGTACCTGATCGGGAATTTTCAGCTGCTGTTTCCGGTAGCCATTATCCTGCTGTCAGTCTACGCCATTTTATACAGAGGGTTTCCTTCATTTAAAGGATCCAGAATCCTGGGAAGCATGTTCATCCTGATCAGCATTTTTCTCTTGAGCCATGTATTACTGTTTGATCAGCTCGAACGTGATCAACTCATGACAAACAATAGCGTTCTGGTTCAGACACATACGATTCTGACTGATGAATTTAATGTAAATGCGGGTGCAGGTATGATTGGTGCATTGATTTATGCTATTTTCAATCTGCTGTTTGGATCTGCCGGTTCAAAGGTTGCAGCCGCTACGCTGATGATTATTGGACTGATCATGTTGTCCGGTAAATCAATTGGAGAGACGGGAAGAATGTTTGTCAGCTGGATCGCAGAAAAGCTGAAAGGGTTAATAACCATCGTGACAGAGTGGTTCAGTGAAAAACAGCAAGCAAAACATGCAAAACGAAAACAGACTCAAATTTCAAGGCGGACTGCTTCGAGAAAACCAAAAGAACCTGAAGCAATACCGGAAGAAACAGAAAGTGAGCCCGAGGGCTTTGAGCCGTTAATATCCAGTTTTGCCGAAAAAGCAGCTCCTGTACAGAATGCAGTAACAGCAACAGATCAGCCTGATGATAAAATGGATTCTGAGGAAGAGCTGCCTGATCCTGCTCTTGAAGAGTTTACTTCTTCACCGGGCGTTGAAGAAGTGGAGAACAAGGAATATCAGATACCTGCATTAGATCTTCTGGCTGTACCTCCGCATGCTGATCAGAGCAGTGAATACAAAGCAATACAGAAAAATGCTTCAAAACTTGAAAAGACTTTTCAAAGCTTTGGTGTCAGAGCAAAAGTGACCCAGGTTCACCTTGGTCCGGCTGTAACAAAGTATGAAGTACATCCGGATGTTGGCGTTAAGGTCAGTAAAATCGTTAATTTAAATGATGACCTTGCACTGGCGCTTGCAGCGAAAGATATCCGTATCGAAGCTCCGATCCCAGGTAAATCCGCAATCGGAATCGAAGTACCGAATACTGAAGTCGCAATGGTATCGTTAAGAGAAGTGCTTGAAGCGAATAAAAGTAAACGAGATGATGCCAAGCTGCTGATTGGGCTTGGTAGAGATATTACCGGTGAAGCTGTTGCCGCTGAACTGAATAAAATGCCTCACATGCTTGTGGCAGGAGCAACAGGAAGTGGTAAATCAGTCTGTATTAATGGCATTATCGTATCCATTCTGATGCGCGCAAAACCGCATGAAGTAAAGCTCATGATGATTGACCCTAAGATGGTCGAATTAAATGTTTATAACGGGATCCCTCATCTGCTGGCACCTGTTGTAACAGACGCCAGAAAAGCATCTCAGGCACTTAAAAAAGTCGTAAGTGAAATGGAACGAAGATATGATCTGTTTTCTCATACAGGCACAAGAAATATTGAAGGCTACAATGAGTATGTAAGGAAACATAACGAGAAAAATGAAGAAAAACAGCCCCAGCTTCCTTTTATTGTTGTAATCGTGGATGAGCTGGCAGATCTGATGATGGTGGCTTCAAGTGATGTTGAAGACTCCATTACAAGACTTGCACAAATGGCACGTGCAGCAGGCATTCACTTAATAATCGCCACTCAAAGACCATCTGTAGATGTCATCACAGGGGTGATTAAAGCTAATATCCCATCGAGAATTGCGTTTGCAGTCTCGTCACAGATTGACTCAAGGACGATTTTGGATACCGGTGGAGCTGAGAAACTTCTCGGCCGGGGGGATATGCTGTTTATGCCCGTTGGCGCTAACAAACCTGTAAGAGTACAAGGTGCATTTTTGAGCGATGATGAAGTTGAAAAAGTGGTAAATGCTGTGATTGAACAGCAGAAAGCACAATATCAGGAAGAAATGATACCTGACGAAGTAGATGAAACCAAACCTGAAGAATCTGATGATGAATTATACGGCGAAGCAGTGGATCTTGTTGTCGATATGCAGACAGCTTCGGTATCCATGCTGCAAAGGAGATTCCGTATTGGTTACACCCGTGCTGCCAGATTAATCGATGCCATGGAGCAGCAGGGGGTTGTGGGACCGTATGAAGGCAGTAAGCCCAGAACAGTATTAAAAGGTAAAGTTGAAGAGGAATAG
- a CDS encoding GntR family transcriptional regulator, giving the protein MTIKSDNRHLYLQVIDRLKKDIEKGVYKEKERLPSEFELSRQLGISRATLREALRILEEENRIVRRHGVGTFVNAKPLFSSGIEQLYSVTDMIRMAGMEPGTVFLSSSLHQPTDEDMNRFNCSPDDDMTIIERVRTANGDPVVYCVDKIPADLMPASFTHQDRSIFSLLEENGGMYISYAVTHIEPAGYHEKVSPILGCEPETALLVLKQLHYDDKDQPILYSLNYFKADRFSFHVVRKRV; this is encoded by the coding sequence ATGACTATTAAATCAGATAATCGGCATCTGTATCTTCAGGTCATAGATCGTCTGAAGAAAGATATCGAAAAAGGCGTTTATAAGGAAAAAGAACGCTTACCCTCGGAATTTGAACTTTCGAGGCAGCTGGGTATCAGCAGAGCTACATTAAGAGAAGCATTGAGAATTCTGGAGGAAGAAAACAGAATTGTCAGACGTCATGGTGTAGGGACGTTTGTAAATGCAAAACCATTATTTTCATCAGGGATTGAACAGTTGTACAGTGTAACTGATATGATCCGTATGGCAGGGATGGAACCGGGAACAGTATTCTTGAGTTCGTCATTACACCAGCCCACTGATGAAGATATGAACCGCTTCAACTGTTCGCCGGATGATGACATGACGATCATTGAACGGGTCAGAACAGCAAATGGGGACCCGGTGGTTTATTGCGTTGATAAAATACCTGCAGATCTGATGCCTGCTTCATTTACACATCAGGACAGATCGATCTTCTCTCTGCTTGAGGAAAATGGGGGTATGTACATATCTTATGCGGTTACCCACATTGAACCTGCAGGCTATCACGAGAAAGTATCTCCTATTCTGGGATGTGAACCAGAAACTGCTTTACTCGTTTTAAAGCAGCTTCATTATGATGACAAAGATCAGCCTATTTTATATTCTCTGAATTATTTTAAAGCTGATCGATTCAGTTTTCATGTTGTACGTAAGCGTGTTTAA
- a CDS encoding BMP family lipoprotein: MKKRKYGVALSMILAAGTVLAACGSDEADTGTDEGNGGGEGTEETSDFKVAMVTDTGGVDDKSFNQSAWEGLQQFGADNGLEEGTDGYTYFQSNNDADYVTNMNTAVRNDFNLVFGVGFLLNQALTEVASQNADTNFALIDDVSEGDNVASITFKEHEGSFLVGVAAGLATESDQIGFVGGVESDLINKFAAGFQAGVEAVNPDADVQIEFAGDFNDAARGQQIAASMYGSGVDVIYHAAGGTGNGVFTEAKNLKQQDPDRQVWVIGVDRDQWEEGQVGEDNVTLTSMVKRVDVAVQDISKRAMDGEFPGGEVIEYGIQEEGIAIAESQDNLSQEILDEIANYQQQIVDGEIEVPSTLE; this comes from the coding sequence ATGAAAAAGCGTAAGTACGGAGTAGCACTTTCTATGATTCTTGCAGCAGGTACTGTTCTTGCAGCGTGTGGAAGCGATGAAGCTGACACAGGTACAGATGAGGGCAATGGCGGCGGAGAAGGCACTGAAGAAACAAGTGACTTCAAAGTAGCAATGGTAACTGATACTGGCGGTGTTGATGATAAGTCATTCAACCAGTCAGCATGGGAAGGTCTTCAGCAGTTCGGTGCTGATAATGGTCTTGAAGAAGGTACAGATGGTTATACTTACTTCCAGTCTAATAACGATGCAGACTATGTAACAAACATGAACACAGCAGTACGTAATGACTTCAACCTTGTTTTTGGTGTTGGTTTCCTTTTAAATCAGGCATTAACAGAGGTAGCAAGCCAAAACGCTGATACAAACTTCGCTCTGATTGATGATGTATCTGAAGGCGATAATGTAGCTTCAATTACTTTTAAAGAGCATGAAGGTTCTTTCCTTGTTGGTGTTGCAGCAGGTCTTGCAACTGAATCTGACCAGATCGGATTTGTAGGCGGAGTTGAATCTGACCTGATTAACAAATTCGCAGCAGGTTTCCAGGCTGGTGTTGAAGCAGTTAATCCGGATGCAGATGTTCAGATTGAATTCGCTGGTGACTTCAATGATGCAGCGCGTGGTCAGCAGATTGCGGCATCAATGTACGGTTCAGGCGTTGACGTAATCTATCACGCAGCAGGCGGAACTGGTAACGGCGTATTCACAGAAGCGAAAAACCTTAAGCAACAGGATCCGGATCGTCAGGTTTGGGTAATTGGAGTTGACCGTGACCAGTGGGAAGAAGGTCAGGTTGGAGAAGACAATGTAACACTTACTTCAATGGTTAAGCGTGTTGACGTTGCTGTTCAGGATATCTCAAAACGTGCTATGGATGGCGAGTTCCCTGGCGGAGAAGTAATTGAGTACGGTATTCAGGAAGAAGGTATTGCGATCGCTGAAAGCCAGGACAACCTGTCACAGGAAATCCTTGATGAGATTGCAAACTACCAGCAGCAAATCGTTGATGGTGAAATCGAAGTACCGTCTACACTTGAGTAA
- a CDS encoding ABC transporter ATP-binding protein: MDYVIEMLDIRKEFPGIVANDNITLQLKKGEIHALLGENGAGKSTLMNVLFGLYQPEKGEIKVRGKEVKITSPNVANDLGIGMVHQHFMLVDTFTVTENIVLGLEPKKGLNIDMKKAEKEVQEISDRYGLKVDPKAKIADISVGMQQRVEILKTLYRGAEILIFDEPTAVLTPQEIKELIQIFRTLIAEGKSIILITHKLKEIIEVCDRVTVIRKGVGIDTLDVEGTTPDQLASLMVGREVTFKTDKTDSNPAHNVLEISKLNVKDSRGVNAVKNLDLTVRAGEIVGIAGVDGNGQSELIEAITGLRKISSGTIKLNDQDLSSYKTRKITEAGVGHIPQDRHKHGLVLDFPIGDNMVLQTYYHKPYSKYSLLNNKEINKQAKKLIQEFDVRTPSETTPARALSGGNQQKAIIGREVDRDPDLLIAAQPTRGLDVGAIEFIHKRLIEQRDNGKAVLLVSFELEEIINVSDRIAVIYDGSIIEIVDPKTTTEQELGLLMAGSKNKAGEAENV, translated from the coding sequence ATGGATTATGTAATAGAGATGCTCGACATCCGAAAAGAGTTTCCGGGAATAGTCGCAAATGATAATATCACGCTTCAATTGAAGAAGGGTGAAATTCATGCGCTATTAGGGGAAAACGGGGCAGGAAAGTCAACGTTAATGAATGTTCTGTTTGGACTGTACCAGCCAGAGAAGGGTGAAATCAAAGTACGCGGCAAGGAAGTGAAGATTACGAGTCCCAACGTTGCAAATGATCTTGGGATCGGGATGGTTCACCAGCACTTTATGCTTGTAGACACGTTTACCGTAACTGAAAATATCGTTCTTGGTCTTGAACCGAAAAAAGGCTTGAATATTGATATGAAAAAAGCTGAAAAGGAAGTTCAGGAAATTTCAGACCGTTACGGGTTAAAGGTAGATCCAAAAGCAAAGATTGCTGATATTTCTGTAGGAATGCAGCAGCGTGTTGAAATCTTAAAAACGTTATACCGCGGTGCGGAAATTCTGATCTTCGATGAGCCTACAGCAGTACTGACACCTCAGGAGATTAAAGAATTAATTCAGATTTTCAGAACACTGATTGCTGAAGGGAAATCTATTATTCTGATTACACATAAACTGAAAGAGATTATTGAGGTATGTGACCGCGTGACAGTCATCCGTAAAGGAGTTGGGATTGATACGCTTGATGTAGAAGGAACAACGCCGGATCAGCTCGCAAGTCTGATGGTAGGAAGAGAAGTTACATTTAAAACGGATAAAACGGACTCTAATCCTGCACACAATGTGCTTGAAATCTCCAAATTAAATGTGAAAGATTCACGTGGCGTCAATGCTGTGAAAAACCTCGACCTGACAGTCAGAGCAGGGGAAATTGTCGGCATTGCAGGAGTTGATGGTAACGGCCAGTCTGAACTGATCGAAGCCATTACAGGACTCAGAAAGATTTCGTCCGGAACCATTAAGCTAAATGATCAGGACTTATCTTCATATAAAACAAGAAAAATCACTGAAGCGGGCGTTGGGCATATTCCTCAGGACAGACATAAGCACGGGCTTGTCCTCGATTTTCCAATCGGAGATAATATGGTCCTTCAGACGTACTATCACAAACCATATTCAAAATACAGCCTGCTGAATAACAAAGAAATTAACAAACAGGCTAAAAAACTGATTCAGGAATTTGATGTCCGTACACCTTCTGAAACTACTCCGGCACGTGCACTTTCAGGTGGTAACCAGCAAAAGGCAATCATCGGCCGTGAAGTTGACCGTGATCCGGATCTTCTGATTGCTGCGCAGCCGACGCGTGGACTTGATGTAGGGGCAATTGAATTTATTCATAAACGCCTGATTGAACAGCGTGATAATGGGAAAGCAGTTCTGCTCGTATCATTTGAACTTGAAGAAATTATTAATGTAAGTGACCGTATCGCAGTCATTTATGATGGAAGTATTATTGAAATTGTTGATCCTAAAACGACAACCGAGCAGGAGCTTGGGTTACTGATGGCAGGGTCTAAGAATAAGGCGGGTGAAGCAGAGAATGTTTAA
- a CDS encoding ABC transporter permease — protein MFNQFSRWQKILIPVISVVLGLLVGAIVMLVSGYNPIEGYSALLAGSLGEGFYIGETIRQITPYIFAGLAVAFAFRTGLFNIGVEGQLLVGWVASVWVGLAFDLPKIIHLPMAILAGAVAGALWAFVPGLLKARLRVHEVIVTIMMNYIALHLCNYLVRYVISDQQNTTDRVPESASLKSPFFETLTEFSTMHYGIFLALAAAIIYFVVLEKTTTGFELRSVGFNQHASEYAGMNVNRNIILSMVISGAFAGLGGAMEGLGTFGYGFIHGAFSGVGFDGIAVALLGGNVAIGVILAAALFGILKQGALIMPLQSGVPTELVEIVIAIIIFFVASSYIIAYLLQRLKKGAK, from the coding sequence ATGTTTAATCAATTCAGCAGATGGCAGAAGATTCTGATTCCTGTTATCTCAGTTGTTCTCGGTTTACTGGTTGGAGCCATTGTTATGCTGGTTTCAGGCTATAATCCGATAGAGGGATACTCAGCACTTCTTGCCGGCTCCCTGGGAGAAGGTTTTTATATCGGTGAAACAATCAGACAGATTACACCTTATATATTTGCGGGTCTTGCAGTGGCGTTTGCTTTCCGCACAGGGCTGTTTAACATTGGTGTAGAAGGTCAGCTTTTAGTAGGCTGGGTTGCTTCTGTCTGGGTAGGGCTGGCATTTGATCTGCCGAAAATCATCCACCTGCCAATGGCGATTTTAGCCGGTGCTGTGGCTGGTGCGCTGTGGGCTTTTGTTCCCGGTCTTTTAAAAGCAAGGCTGCGTGTTCACGAAGTAATTGTGACAATCATGATGAACTATATTGCACTTCACTTATGTAACTACCTTGTGCGTTATGTCATTTCAGATCAGCAGAATACGACAGACCGCGTGCCTGAGTCAGCTTCACTTAAGTCTCCATTCTTTGAAACACTGACTGAATTTTCTACAATGCATTACGGTATATTCCTGGCACTTGCAGCAGCCATTATTTACTTTGTTGTTCTCGAAAAGACAACAACCGGCTTCGAGCTGCGTTCAGTAGGGTTTAACCAGCATGCTTCAGAGTATGCAGGTATGAATGTTAACCGCAATATTATTCTTTCAATGGTCATTTCAGGGGCTTTTGCCGGCCTTGGAGGCGCTATGGAAGGACTCGGAACATTCGGATACGGATTCATCCATGGTGCATTCTCAGGAGTAGGATTTGATGGAATCGCCGTTGCACTTCTTGGTGGAAATGTTGCTATTGGTGTTATCCTGGCAGCTGCATTATTTGGAATCCTGAAACAGGGTGCCCTGATCATGCCGCTCCAATCGGGCGTACCAACTGAATTGGTTGAAATTGTTATAGCCATTATCATTTTCTTTGTTGCATCCAGCTACATTATTGCGTATCTGCTGCAGCGTCTCAAAAAGGGGGCAAAATAA
- a CDS encoding ABC transporter permease, giving the protein MDVLSAIEILVKSMLFASAPLIFTAIGGVFSERSGVVNIGLEGLMVIGAFAAVVFNITFASAMGGWTPWVALIVAMVIGGLFSLLHAVASISFRADQVVSGVAINFLALGLGVYLIKDWYGAGQTPKIPEPLYYERIPLLYDIPVIGPIFFNNYVTSYLAIFVAIGAWFVLFKTPFGLRLRSVGEHPMAADTMGINVYRMRYIAVFLSGIFGGLGGGVYAQTITQDFSAGTITGQGFIALAAVIFGKWHPLGAMGAAMFFGLAQSLAIIGSSFPLLADVPNWILLSAPYILTILALAGFIGRADAPKSIGKPYIKGSR; this is encoded by the coding sequence ATGGATGTTTTATCAGCAATTGAAATTTTAGTTAAATCCATGCTATTTGCATCAGCCCCGCTAATCTTTACAGCTATAGGCGGTGTCTTCTCTGAGCGGTCTGGTGTTGTTAATATCGGTCTTGAAGGATTAATGGTGATTGGTGCTTTTGCTGCTGTTGTATTCAATATTACATTCGCTTCAGCTATGGGAGGATGGACACCATGGGTTGCGCTGATCGTTGCAATGGTCATTGGCGGTTTATTCTCGCTGCTGCACGCTGTAGCCTCAATCTCATTCCGGGCTGATCAGGTTGTCAGTGGGGTTGCAATCAACTTCCTTGCCCTGGGCCTGGGTGTTTATCTGATAAAAGACTGGTACGGTGCAGGACAGACGCCGAAGATTCCAGAGCCTTTGTATTATGAAAGAATACCATTACTTTATGATATTCCCGTAATCGGTCCAATTTTCTTTAACAACTATGTGACGTCTTATCTTGCAATTTTTGTTGCAATTGGTGCGTGGTTTGTATTATTTAAAACGCCATTCGGTCTCCGTTTACGCTCAGTAGGTGAGCATCCGATGGCTGCAGATACAATGGGTATTAACGTATACAGAATGCGTTACATTGCTGTATTCCTGTCAGGTATCTTTGGTGGACTCGGCGGTGGTGTGTATGCACAGACCATCACACAGGATTTCAGCGCAGGTACCATTACAGGACAGGGCTTTATCGCACTGGCTGCCGTTATTTTCGGTAAATGGCATCCACTTGGTGCTATGGGTGCTGCAATGTTCTTCGGGCTTGCTCAATCCCTTGCAATCATTGGATCAAGCTTTCCGTTACTTGCGGACGTGCCAAACTGGATCCTATTATCAGCGCCTTATATTCTGACAATCCTTGCACTTGCAGGATTCATCGGACGGGCTGATGCACCAAAATCAATCGGTAAGCCTTATATCAAAGGAAGCAGATAA
- the yfmF gene encoding EF-P 5-aminopentanol modification-associated protein YfmF gives MHLDEHKIQQNGLNIRMVKTKKFKTNQFVFKFKSLLSKEAVTARALLPYVLQSSTAKWPTTALFRSHLDDLYGASASVDVNKKGEYHILTFAVDVPNEKYLQDKTPLSEKAMDVLNEMIFHPLLENGVFSEKVVEAEKRTLKQKLKAVKDDKMRYASQRLVEEMCSEEAYSLHPNGIESELESVTPESLYQTYEQMIQHDEVDLYIVGDIEVEQMASLCSDKFTLSERGNIYADHHQIQVDESKKIVETQHIKQGKLNIGYRSQTVYGDPDYLPMAVMNGILGGFPHSKLFINVREKASLAYYAASRLESHKGLIVIMSGVDPGKIDQAEEIIEKQLEAIKNGEISEQELSQTKAVMTNQMLETLDSPRGIVEVLYQGETAGIPVHINEWFKGIEQVSKEHVIKAANKLIKDTTYVLTAKEVAESA, from the coding sequence ATGCATTTAGACGAACATAAAATTCAACAAAACGGCTTAAACATAAGAATGGTAAAAACAAAAAAATTTAAAACGAATCAATTTGTTTTTAAGTTCAAATCGCTTTTATCCAAAGAGGCAGTCACTGCAAGAGCGCTGCTGCCTTACGTTCTTCAGAGCAGTACTGCCAAATGGCCGACAACTGCTTTATTCAGAAGTCATCTTGACGATTTATATGGTGCAAGTGCCTCTGTTGATGTAAATAAAAAGGGTGAATATCATATTTTGACTTTTGCTGTTGACGTGCCGAATGAAAAGTATCTTCAGGATAAAACGCCTCTATCTGAAAAAGCCATGGATGTGTTAAATGAAATGATCTTCCACCCTCTGCTTGAAAATGGTGTGTTCAGCGAAAAAGTGGTTGAGGCGGAAAAACGTACGCTGAAACAGAAGCTGAAGGCTGTAAAAGATGATAAAATGCGCTATGCATCTCAGCGTCTTGTAGAAGAGATGTGCAGTGAAGAAGCGTATTCCCTGCATCCTAACGGAATCGAATCAGAATTAGAAAGCGTTACACCGGAAAGTCTATATCAGACTTATGAGCAGATGATTCAACATGATGAAGTTGACTTGTATATCGTTGGAGATATAGAAGTTGAGCAGATGGCGTCCCTGTGCAGTGATAAATTTACATTGAGTGAACGTGGAAATATTTATGCTGATCATCATCAGATTCAAGTGGATGAGTCTAAGAAGATAGTGGAAACTCAGCATATTAAACAGGGTAAGCTGAATATCGGGTACCGATCACAAACTGTGTATGGTGATCCTGACTATCTACCGATGGCTGTTATGAACGGGATTCTGGGAGGATTTCCGCATTCAAAGCTATTTATTAATGTCCGTGAAAAAGCAAGCCTTGCTTACTATGCTGCAAGCCGTCTTGAAAGTCATAAAGGGCTGATTGTAATTATGTCAGGCGTTGATCCAGGTAAAATTGATCAGGCTGAGGAAATTATTGAAAAACAGCTGGAAGCAATTAAAAACGGAGAAATCTCTGAACAGGAACTCAGTCAGACTAAAGCAGTTATGACAAACCAGATGCTTGAAACACTGGACTCTCCGAGGGGCATTGTTGAGGTGCTCTATCAGGGGGAGACTGCGGGAATTCCTGTGCATATCAATGAATGGTTTAAAGGGATTGAGCAGGTGTCCAAAGAGCACGTGATAAAAGCAGCTAATAAGCTGATTAAAGATACAACGTATGTGTTAACTGCAAAGGAGGTGGCTGAAAGTGCGTAA
- the yfmH gene encoding EF-P 5-aminopentanol modification-associated protein YfmH: MRKKVFSQLEEEIYMETMDNGLQVCILPKKDFNKTFATFTTKYGSIDNRFIPLGEDDFTQVPDGVAHFLEHKMFEKEDGDVFQKFSMNGASANAFTSFTRTAYLFSSTSNFSENLDVLIDFVQAPYFTEETVEKEKGIIGQEITMYDDNADWRLYFGAIENMFKNHPVKVDIAGTVESISSITKDHLYECYHTFYHPSNMMLFIVGSVEPEDVMNHIRQNQQEKHFEPEEKIARKFEDEPEEVNRAHHELHMDVQVAKCMVGIKSAEKDISGLQLMKKELAVNTALDVLFGKTSDHYTSLYDQGLIDDHFSYDFTQENNFGFALIGSNTSNPEKLSERIKQIILKEVQSPSITEDQLQSVKKKNIGGFLRSLNSPEFIANQFTRYAFNGMDLFEAVPVLETITLEDVHEAFSSLVKEDRMTSFYILPKVNG; this comes from the coding sequence GTGCGTAAAAAAGTATTTTCTCAGCTTGAAGAAGAAATTTATATGGAAACAATGGATAACGGTTTACAGGTGTGCATTTTACCAAAGAAAGATTTTAATAAAACGTTCGCCACCTTTACAACAAAGTATGGTTCAATAGATAACCGGTTCATTCCGCTTGGTGAAGACGATTTTACACAAGTGCCGGATGGTGTAGCACATTTCCTTGAACATAAAATGTTTGAAAAAGAAGATGGAGATGTTTTTCAGAAATTCAGCATGAACGGTGCTTCTGCAAATGCATTTACTTCATTTACCCGCACAGCGTATTTATTTTCAAGCACCTCAAATTTCAGTGAAAATCTGGACGTCCTGATTGATTTTGTGCAGGCACCTTATTTTACTGAAGAGACTGTTGAAAAAGAAAAAGGGATTATTGGTCAGGAAATTACAATGTATGATGACAATGCAGATTGGCGCCTGTATTTTGGAGCGATTGAAAACATGTTTAAAAATCATCCGGTTAAGGTGGATATAGCGGGAACCGTTGAATCCATTTCATCAATCACAAAAGATCACCTTTATGAGTGCTATCATACTTTTTATCATCCATCGAATATGATGCTGTTTATTGTGGGGTCTGTTGAACCTGAAGACGTGATGAATCACATCAGGCAAAATCAGCAGGAAAAACATTTCGAGCCTGAAGAGAAAATCGCGAGGAAGTTTGAAGATGAGCCTGAAGAAGTGAACAGAGCCCATCACGAGCTTCATATGGACGTTCAGGTGGCAAAGTGTATGGTTGGGATCAAGTCTGCTGAAAAAGACATCAGCGGTCTGCAGTTAATGAAAAAAGAGCTTGCTGTTAATACAGCGCTTGATGTATTGTTCGGAAAAACGTCAGACCATTATACCTCCTTATACGATCAAGGATTGATTGATGACCACTTTTCATATGATTTCACTCAGGAAAACAATTTCGGATTTGCATTAATCGGCAGTAACACATCCAATCCGGAAAAGCTGTCTGAGCGGATCAAACAGATTATTTTAAAGGAAGTGCAATCGCCTTCTATTACTGAAGATCAGCTTCAGTCTGTGAAGAAGAAAAATATCGGCGGTTTTCTCCGGTCACTGAATTCACCTGAGTTTATAGCGAATCAATTTACGCGGTATGCATTTAACGGGATGGACCTGTTTGAAGCGGTACCGGTTCTTGAAACCATTACACTGGAAGACGTGCACGAAGCATTTTCTTCCCTTGTAAAAGAAGACAGAATGACAAGCTTCTACATCCTGCCTAAAGTCAATGGGTAA